The DNA segment GCACATAAAGATGGTTACAGTGGAGTTAAACATAAGATATATTTAATATTCCTGTTCCAAACCACGATGGAGGAATGAGCTGTCAGTTCCTGGTCATACATGCTACTGAAAGTTTGCATATGTAAATCAAGGTGATGTTAAAGAGCCTTTCACTTCAGGGTCACGGCAGGTTGTGTTCAAATAAACTGCGACACAGGTGTGAGTCCTCGTTTGGATGTTACAACAATAATCACTCCACATTCATCACTTATTCACACGGTTCATACACTCACATTTTTACACTGTAACATGTCAATACCGTGAAGCTAAACGTAGTGACTTCTCTGAGGTTCATTGTGCTTCTGTTGCTGTAGTGTGTCAGGAACAATGGCTGTGTGTTGAACTCTATGTCACCATCATGAAACTGATAAACAGCTTGAATACCAGAGTAATGAAGGACCATCAGTTCTTCTTGTGCACCATAATTTAGAAAATAGCATGCTATGTTTTGATGTTGGGGGTTAGGAGATAGCACAGTTTTTATCTTTGTCCTTTGCACCAAGGCTGTGAGCTCTCCTCCGCCGTATGCTGCCCCTCAGTCCCCTGTCTCTCTgcacctccctctcctcctcctcctctctgtctttgctCGCCTCAGGTTGCTGCTTCCTGAGCTGCGGAGGAAGAGGAATAGGCTGTCCCAGGAAGAAGCCCTCTTCTTCTGAGTCTGAGGATGAAGAGCACGTGGAGCAGGAGTCTTCGTGTTTGTAGTGGCCCAGCTGGAGGGTCAGTGAGGAGGTGTTGGCGGAGCCCCGGCTGTCCCTGTCTTTCTCGCCTCTCCAGTCCAGGGTGTCCAGCCGAGGACGGTCGGACCGCGAGCGTCGGGAGCGCCCCTCTGCTCCCGGGTGGAGAATGGGGTCGGAGGGGATACGGCAACGGCTCCACCCTCGCCGCAGGCTACGCTGGTGGTAAGAGGATCCATCTGGGTGGAAACAGACATTGTCAAAGAATTAATTTCTTTCAGTTAATATTCTCCTCTTTCGAAGTcattaaacaacaacacaagttCTACAAATGTATGAAGCACAAAAACAGGTCAAGAGAGCagacaacaaaatacaaataataccAGGCAGAACTAGTAAACAACCATTATAGAAGGCAAATTAGTCACAGCaattaatgtgtatttaaaagctaaagaaaaaaggtgggTCTTGAGCTGAGTGACTCAGTAGAGGGGGAAAATCTTATATCAGACACGTCCAAAGTCCAGCCCGGCTCAGACAGATTTTAAATGACCTGtggcttgtctttcaaaatacactataTGTGACCTGCTTTACAATATTGGTTAATCAAGCAAGTTTactctgcattttttttctccagtttttCCACTCATGGCAGGACTATAAATCAGTTTGTTGTCAAGCAGCAAGTAGGAACTACGTGGGCAGAACTAGTGTGTTTTTATAgagatgataaacaaacaaaggaaGAAAGAAGCGTTAAGTCGACAGTGAGGACCACTGCTTTCAGGAACGAAGGAAAGCTGAATACTTTTTCAACGGACGATGaaactgttgtgtttgttaAATTTGTATGTGATTATTTTAATATCCCCTATAATGTGAGAAGCAGCTGGTCCCCAGGTTTTTTCATACCATTGAACTGGCCCCCactcaaaaaagtttggacacccttGTCTTATGCAATGGGGCAGACTGGGGCCTGAGACTGAGAGGGCGCGGTTGCCCCTGAGTTTCTGCCGAGCTTGAGGGATGACCATAAGTGACTAGTCAGAAAACCTGAGTGACCTGGGTGGGGTGTGGGGAGTTTAAAGGTCAGATAAGTAAAAGGGAGCCAATCTCTAAGGTGCTTTTAAACGCATAATAAAGTCTTAATATGAACTCTAACACTGACAGGGAGCCAGCAGAGGGAGGCGAGTGCAGGGGAAATATGCTCACATTTACAGGAACTACTTAACAACCTCGCAGCAGTGTTCTGCACATATTGCAGACATGAGAGTGAAGACTGACTGACTCCCATAGCAAGCGGTCATAAAAGCATGgtttacatttttacaattttggAATAATAAAAACAGGGTTTCACTTTCGCTAAGGCTCACAGCTGGAAAAAGCTGCCTCTTCTAGACTCAGGCATCAAGCTTAAATGCAGAAGCAAAAATTATCCCAAGTTTTTTTGCATATGATTTTACAGAGGATGACAGTGGGCAAAGTCTGGGCTGAGTCCCGGTGGATTCAAAGAGAACcacttttgttttcagctcATTTAGCATCAAATAGTTTTGGGACATTCGGTCTTTAATGACCTGGGGACAGTGAAACAGGAGCTACGAAGACCGAAGGCTGGGGCTTTTTAGTTGGAGATATAGGTGGGTATCATCCACCAAACAACAGAAAGAGATGCTGTACTTCCTAATGAGGGGACCCAGTGGGAGCATAAAGAGAgtcgagacgagacgagacaagataagataagagaaGAGGTGCATAAACAGCGCCCTGAGGAACCAATGAGGTAAAGGGggctgaggaggaagaagaagcacTTCCCCACATTAACAGAGACATTTATATTTCCCAGATATGACTTGAACCATTggcccaagacaaatttcccactCTGTaggacaataaagttaatcttGATCTTGGTTTTAGTGCTGTTTCCTGGATCCCAGCCCATTGTTTAAGTCCAGTAAGTTAATGATCGCCTGTATTAAATGCCACGCAAAGGTCTACAAGTATCAGAATAGCACGGTCCCCACTGTCAGCTGCTGCTAGCAAGTCACTGTGAACTTTTGAAAGAGCAAATTCAGTGCTATGTTGCTTCCTAAAACTAGACTGAAAAGCTTTGAATATTTTGTTCTTGCCTAAAAAGGAATGACATTGTTGGTAAACTCTTTTTCTAGTCTTTTGGATAAAAACTGGAGCTTGGAAACGAGTCTAAATGGAATAAGGAATGGCTGAACCACTGCGTGCTTAAAGCAAGAGGGAAAACAACCTGTAGAAAGACAACAATACATAAGAGACAGGATGCTGCGGCCCACAGTATCAAACACCTTATTTAGTAGGAGTGATGTTGTGGACTCAGAAAGCCTTTTCTTACCCAGCAGATCCATCTGTGGAGGGATGCCTTTCTGCAGATGTAACCTGCTTCCGAAACCTCCCTCCACCTCGTCCTCCTGCTGATTCTCCTCGCCCTCTCGCAACCCCTCCTCATTCTCGTCTTCATCCTCGTCCTCGTCGACAGAGTAGCTGCTGCTGATTGGCTCTCTGAAGCTGACCCTCGCTGTGCCACTTCGAGTCAGCGGGGGCGGAGAGTCAGAGGGTCTGTCTTCAGGCTGGGGGAGGTTTTGGGGTGGGGGTGAGTCCTGGGGCATCAGGTCACGAGACTTGAGGGGCAGAGGAGGTGGTAGGATGGAGGGGTTGTTGGGCGAGAGGGGAGGCGAGTCAGGTGAAATGAGGTGGGAGTTTttctgaggaggaaacactgcAGAGAGAAAATCAGGAGATTATAAAGTTATAAAATATTGACACCATGTTTGTCTGTGTAAGTGTGTGAAGCATCAGCAATTTCTGATACCTTGCATAACTTGATTCGTCCTTTCCACCCAGTTCCTACAGTCTTTGGCAGTAGAGGTTCCTCTTGAATTCAGACCAGTCAGTCCAGTATTTCCATTGAGCTCTCCACCAGCAGGAGGTTTGACGCCAGAGTCCCCTGGCAGTAAACTGTAATGTGGAAGATCGCTGGGCCAAGATGGACCTAAGCCATTTCCTAGATGGATGTGGGGGAGAGGTGAGTAGGAGCCTCTTGGATGAGGATGACCACTGGGTGAAGGAAGTCCGTTTTGAACTGGAGCAGTGCAGTGGACTCCTGAGAGAAGCAGAGTGAATAGATGTGTGAGAATAATCTCTTACAGGGTCATTTCTCAGCAGTGTGACCTACATAACATGTGGGTATGACACCAGTATACCATCATCACCTCTGTTTCCCACTGCAGTGTGAATGCAGTCTTTTGCAGGAGTTATAGGAGCAGTGATGCCCTCTGGTGGCTGCAACGGAGAACCGcactgtggctgctgctgtttcCCTGCTGTCTCACAGCGTCTGTGCTGAGGCGGTTTGCTCTGCAGCGCAGAGTCACAGGAGTCGGAGTTGTTGGGGTCCTCACCCAGCGAGCAGGGCCTGGAGCAGAAGATGAGCCCCGCTCGAGGGAGGAAGGGACGTCCCAGCAGGGGGAGTCGACAGCGGGCGCAGCAGAAACACGACTCCACGGCGTGCCAGTGCTGACCCTCATATGTCATCTGGCCCTGATCAATACCTGAGAGGAAATGATTTAATGATTGCGTGTCTATCTCTATTATCTAGTCTATGTATACAGCATGTATACAGTATGTACGTGGGGtatcaaacacaaacaaatataaatgttaatgcATAAGTATAAGTGACACATCATACACATCAACACTGTTTAGCCACTTTTAAGGACGTAATAACTGGGATAAATATAGCATTTATAGCATCTGTGAGATTAAAGCCAATaactccaacactcagcaaatAACACCCaatcaatctagactgataaaaagcACCACAGATAAGACAGAAATCTGTACAGAAACCCAGTCAATAAGTTCCTTTAAACTTAGCTCAGTACCTATGTGTTCTCCGCAGGTATCGCAGTACTCTGCATACAGGGACTCGTAGCAGGAGCAGCAGTACGGTCGACTCTCTCTCATGATGTAACGCTGACCGCCCAGCGCGGCCTCGCACTCAAAACAACAGAAGTGCTTCATGTGCCAGTATCTCCCTTCTGCCTCTGTACATTCATCTGCCAGAATAATCTAGGATTGAGACACAGCAGcaaaagagaggagggagacgGAGAGGTCAGTCGGCACAGCAGTGATGATTTTATGGGTACAGAAGTAAACAAATCAGTTGTAAAAATGAGTGCTGAGGATTTGGGTTAACaagataggaaaaaaaaagatgctatCGGCTCCCCTGCTGCAGGCTTAGCCATCCTCTGGGTTCTTGTAGGTCAGTCGTGGCAGATCCATTAGTCGACTACGTCAACTAATCTCTTAAGTCACATTGAGAGGCCATTCAAAACAAGAGGAGACCGCCAGAAAAATCTGCAAATATCTCTCTACAAATACCAATGATATAACAGCTGACAGGATATTATGATAAATTTGGGGATATGTTAAAGGATTTTTCTGCACAAGTTACCGCTGAACTAAAACTGTTGCCTTCAGCGGAcggtttgagagagagaaaggaaactGGAAACTAGGTATGAGCTCAGTATAAATACTGTTATACTGGCAGGATACTCAGTTTCTTGCTGTCTGACTCCCACCACACTTTGCTTTTATAGACCTGCTTTAACCTCCTGCTGTTGTTGACAGTTTATGAGACAGGTTGGGGATCTGAGTGAGACAGTCACCTCATCGCAGGCCTGGCAGCGGGGCTTGAGCCTCTCAGCGTGGTGCCGGCCGCAGTAGAtttgtccgtcctggaagaagTAAATCAGATCGACGAGCAGCTCGCTGCAGGTGGCACACTGGAAACACTGAGGGTGCCAACAGCTGCTGTGTCCTGCCCGACTGGCAAACACCGCTATGTCTCCACCGCAGATCTGTCTGCCACACTGGAAAAATAGATTTGGTTGGCATGGGGGTGGGGTGTGGTGCAGAAGGAAGGAAGTCAGATGGTGAATGTTATACAGCCCTGTAATCATTAAATCCCAGCGTGCTGTGGCCCCTGAGCTATGCCTGCACCTACTTGCACCTGAACGCTCTACAGTCCTATAAAACAACTCTTCTGCACGGATCTCATGTTTTTTAATAGGTTCCACCTGAATGCATTAATATCATATAAAGATACTGATGTTTTTGAGTTTTATAGTGGCCTCATGAGGAAATCTGCTACCTTTTCtgaacataaaataaatgttgctCTACCTGTTGGCAGATGGCTCCCGTCATAGTTACTGGGAAGAGTCTGACGACGCCTCTGCCCaggttttctcttttcctctgctgACTGAACAAACGcagctccttcttctcctcctcgtcCAGAGAGTTACAGTACTGGgtctgcaggaaacacaaagaTATTCTTGTTGACACGTGCACACAAACGTAACTTCCAAACCACACCTACCTcttagattcagtaagattaaTTAAATCAGGCTGTTATGGTCTTGTTAATACTTTTATATCTGAAACTGTTTATATGGCTCCTGAGATGCATCATCTTTTTAGCACTAGGATCCTGATAAATTATAAAAGTGAGCATCAGAAGCAGCTGGATTATATTCTGACCAAACTGAACTGTAGAAACAGAATGATTTTTAATTACAGGGACGTATGAAGCACTTTCTTCTGGTTTTAGGAGACTCATACATTATGCCATGATGGGCATGAAGCagacatttcaaaaataaatcacCATTAACAACTGCaaataacatttaaaggaatacttcacccacaaaatcactatttgtatatcaattactcacctcTGTTACCCTggatttatgaaaaaaaaaaaaaaaaataaaaaaaaaaaaaattaaagaatcCAAATGTggttgttaaacgtggtcctTCTACTTCAGTTCATTAagaatgtttgctgtttttggattcttcgctcAGTGTGGAGACATGCGTGATACacacagttttcttcacaaattcgaagtaacacaaggtgagtaattaattgatacacaaatgatcattttgtgagcaaacagtagtaacagtagtagtaTTGTGATACACAATATGAGCATAATCCATTTCCCCCCTGacattaaaagacaaaacaatgttTGGAAATATAAAGAATGCCCAGTTACTATTTTCCAAAACAGCCTCTATGTGAAGTTTGAAAGACAGCTCAGAATCAACAATAATAAGGTATTGTCGTACTGTGATTTGACTAATTTGTTAGACTTAGTGATTGTATGTATTTAACATGTGACCACACTACTGCAGCACACCAGGAGTGAAGCCAAAGACTGTAACACAGTGTTGTTACCTCACTGTCGTGGGCTGGCAGCTGGTGCAGCAGCTGTTTGATTCGGTATCTCTCCCCTGGACTGTTCACATAAGGCACCCTGTCCTCTGGCAAGCAGCTAAAATACTGGTAGACCTGTGAGGAGACAAGTGTGTTCACATAGAGAGCATAAATGACAGAGTACAGAGAGCCATTTATACAGCAATTTATTCAAGTGTACTCATAAATCAAAAACACtgactattttttttctcatagttATCTaattgtttgtgtatgtacGAACATGTCCAAGTGGAAGCGTGCACTGTGCATTAATTTTCGTCTTGACTGTGCGTCTGCTCTGCACCCCAGTTTTTACCTGTTCAGGCTTGAGCCCAGGTGGGACCCATGCGTACTCCTCTGAGGCGCAGCCTGAGTCGTCGTCGGAGATGGAGTGTCTCTGGAAGTCTGATACCAGCTTCGTCATCATCTTTTCCAGCTGGCCCGGAACCGAGCGCACTGCATGCTCCTCTCGCACACACTTGCAGTGTACACAGATCTTCCTGTGAAGACAAGGACAACTTTAAGCTTCATCCCTGAGGACTTTCCTTTTACTGATTTACAACACAAGCTGATCAACTGTCAAATATTTCAGGAAGCTGGGTTCTGCCGGTGCTTCAGGTAACAAGGTCTAAACCCCAGCGTTAGGGTTTTGACCTGATTTAAGACTTCAGATTTACATCAGTCCCTGTTTTCCAGGAGCATTTTACAAATCagaaatacaaagaaaatatataaaaaaaattgaaagttCAGTTGATTTTTGAACTCTACAATTAAGCCAGAAGACAATAACATTTTTCTGCAGCCAGACGGTATCTTCATGTTTTTCAGATGGGAGGAAATTCTTGGTAACATAGGTCAACATGTCACAGGACTGTTTACAGATTGGTTGCAAATGTTCTCTGGCTGCAATTTAACTAAACTAATTGTGAAAATATCCCGAACATTTAGTTTAGCCACACTTTGCCACAGAATCAAATGGCTGCAGCTTGGAGCAGCCGCTGCAACTTTTCATAGACACTGCATGGCAGCCTGGCGCAGGGCACTTTGCTGCTGCTTGGTGATACATGCTTGCTGGGAATGGCTGTCCACACCAAGAATGATAACTATCACAAAAactatttaaaggtccagtgtgttgatTTAGGgtaggtatgttttctttagtgtattatCAACTGAAACTATGAATTGTTGTGTCtttgttatcttagaatgagctgtttatacctACATAcgtgtctttaaccacctggaaaatgcGAGGTCAGGCGGTGGGcactacttttgtgcctttttatgtgccagctttcaagagcacggCAGCAgcttgtgtctgaggttgctaagcaaacTTAATAAGCACCGTATCATAGCCTATATACCTataaatcctgagtgcagagctgatcttcttccaggtgctgtttataagtttgtgggcctatcgtccgtgggacagatgtaaagctctgggtagccctgcgtatttatcagactgtatatttacagaagaagggaaagatatctgtgagctgtgattggttgttccttgccacatgacatgcggtgcgCGCTGCTGCATTGCAAAAGTTAAACTCTGTTTATATCAGGGTGCATGTCTTAAcaatacaaagacaaacaagGTAAGCTGGTCATTTGAAGGAATTTCCCAGGAATATTATTGACagtaataaaaacactgaatcctTGCAGTCTTAATCTGTTGATAATCAATTATGTGGGCATGTATGATCAGAATGTTTGGGGATGCAGACGGGAGCTATCACACACAATAGATAAAGCAGTCCCGTACAGGGCTCTAGTGTGGATCGCTCTTTACTAAACCAAGGCACTGAGACCGGTTCTAACACAACCACGATCAGCAGGGCTCGTAAGATAATAACTCATTTTACAACACATTCATAAGGGCACTCCCACAGTTTGCAACCATATTATTTATGAACACACTTTGCGTTGGAGACATTATGTCACAAACCTGCCCACACACATTCTTGAGGTTGAGTCAGCCAGACTCCCTGCAGCCAGAAATTACTAATACAGCAGTTGTCACACtggtacacaaaaacacaatctaCAGATCATCACTCAAGACTTCATCCAAGTACAGTCTATGTATAGTGAGTCGTTTTTGCACTTTGCAAAATTTGCAATTGCACTTACACAATTCGAGTAAAGTCAATCTCATCACAGATGTTATTGGGGATCTCTCATCAGGACCAGCACATCCCAAATAAGCAGGAAATGAGGTCGCTGACATAAGCCTGGCTGTCAATCCTTGCTGCAGTTAAGAGAGGGAGGTGAAGATGGGAGCAATAATCTCCCTCAGCCTCATATTACACCCTGTCTCATCCGCTGACTCCTCAGTCTAGaggtgggtgtgtctgtttgtgggaCCGGTGGAGTCACAATTAAATGCCCCGGGGTGACGGTGAGGTGTGGGTGTCccgtgagtgtgtgtttggatgcGACAATGTGACCATATGTAGCATGTATTGCATGTGTATATCTCTGTTGTGATTGCATAACGGCCTGCCAGCTGGCACTTGTGGCTCAAGTTCACAAGGCACAAAGCTGCTTTATTCCAGCACCCAGCCCCCACTCAACCAaaaagctcacacacacacacacacacacacacaactgtttgAAAAATGCAGGAGAGCTCCTCTTCTTATCAATCCTCACATTAAAAGTCTTTGAAGTGTTAGCAGTGACAGGTAAttgctgcatgtcagtgtgAACATGCTCCCCTCTCTTTACTCAACACAAAGAAGTTgccaaaacagagaaaataaatgctACTCTGTGATctctgtacctgtacctgttcTCAGGCCCAGGTCAGTACATGCTTGTCAGATACAGACGTCCTGGAGTTGGCACTTTATGTGGACATGGTCGCCAAATAGGGAGAACCAATATAAATAATAGTAAACAGAACAAGTCAGCTTAGGCTAAGCCATGTTGGCTCAAGTCTGACccctgctgcatgtgtgtgtgtgtgccgttgtgtatgtgtgtgttagcaaaggaggaggggggaccACGACGCACATGCCGATGTAAGTGGGTTTGAGGACACAGCCGGAGACCTGGCACGATGGGACAGATGGCAAATGCACCATGTCTCACCCGTTCTCACACCACACCTGCCTCCACATGATTAAAGGATATAATAGTCAGTGGGTGCAAACCCACACATGCAACCTACACTAATTGAAAGATGACAAAGTGCCAGTTTGAATAATTTTGGGGGTATGAACATTTGCAGACAGTCTTAAATCACGTCTCTCTTTGAGCAGGCCGATGTCCAGATTTGTTGCCATTAGGGCAGAGTTCGAACAAACACTGGTTTGTGCACACGCCAAAATATCTAACATACTTCTTCTACATATACAACAGACATATTCTGAACCCACAAACAAGCAAATCAGCACCGCCAAAGTGTATACAGTTATAATGCTTCTCCACAACATACCCATTTCTGTTTTGCTTAGCGAGTGGCTGTTTAATCATGACTTCAGTGAAGTTAAAAGCAGCACATTTCTGAAGGGCATTTCAACACTGCAATTTACCAAGCCCTGCTGTGCTGAGCCCCGTCCTGTTCAATTATTTGACTCACAAGCCTCTGATGTAATACAGTAAGGCTTTGTCCCCTGTGGCTACGCACCACATTTGGTGCTGACAGGTcaaaaaactcaacaggaagTCCCAAATAAGGGAAAAGCTAAAAATCTTTGATTGTCCTGGAGGAAATTTATAGAGCAAGAACAGCTATGACAAGGTGGTTATCACTTGTGTATCATTCACCAAACTGCTGTTAATATTATAGCAGATATTAGTGGTTGATTAGTTGATTGACAGAAATATGAAACTACATAATAGATTAGTTGTTAGGTCTAGagagtggtttccaactggtccagccacggggtccagatttctccttagttattagttcaaggtccacacagtttaatatattcagtgtcatacttgcatttgaacatgccgtcaagctagtttgctgtctctgtcaagtaactGTCTGTAAGTTGCTCACTCTACATCAGGAAACGACACTTGAAAAGTTATGTGCTGAAAATTCACTTACTTcaaattaaagtgtgttttttactcaATTGACTTGcaatttcactttattttgaagtaagTGAAgtttggaccgcgacccaccaggtgggaaccactggtctagcgtgtgggatttagtggcatctagtggcaCCTAGGTTGCAGACTGCATTCAACTAAAACTGGCCAAGCGATAGGAGATCTACAGTGGCCtgacaaaacacatttaaacagtacCTAAGCTCTGTGgattttatagacaaaacaattagctgaaaaaataacttccagataaattaaatgaatgatagttgcagccctagtcaaAATCAGACCTGTGGTGTGGGAAatattagccccttttacacttccTGTTCAAGGAGGGAACAATACGCTGTTATGCCGTCTCATTGTGCTGTATATAAGGTACGATCGCGgaatggggagacagagtggtctcgcctttaagccaccacgggaggtagtaacagtgccaaaCCATTGTCTGTATAAAGAGGGCAGGACCATGGGTGGAGAGGGTATAACATTTTGATGACaaaggagatttaaaaagtagatgttagtagttagcagctaactcaataAAGAAGAACAGCGGCCTTGAGTCTGCaatttgggaaaacaatgagatttgggagctccttaccctccgagcagaggacaaaATCAGCTGCCCATAACAGAGACGGTAAATGACTGTTATCGCCATGTCATTGCCACTGcatatgttttatgtcacactatagaccaacgctgttgtgttacatgtcacgcctgtCACTCCTCTTTCGATTCTGCGatgccggcatgctgtctaTTATCACACACTGGGACGGAATGATGGTGCGgtcgtttggttctgtgtaaaaacacAAAGGCGGCATAAAGACGGGACTTCCTAGCAGCCCTATAGcgcgatctctgtgtaaaaaggattTAGATTGTGATGGAAGACCTTGTAGTTCACCTTGTAGAACACAAATGAGTGTAAGTGTCTCAATAAAAGTGCACAGACAAAGCTAATTAATTAagaaatactgtattttatatCCAAACTGAGctgcctgaaaaaaaaaaagagagaactgCAGTACACTGACTCCACAACCAGCAGAGACACAACAGATGCTGC comes from the Epinephelus lanceolatus isolate andai-2023 chromosome 8, ASM4190304v1, whole genome shotgun sequence genome and includes:
- the prickle3 gene encoding uncharacterized protein prickle3 isoform X1, producing the protein MVKQRFVIMQHKPEIISQEEEDPDRGQPCMRCGDQCPGFRVHGWRKICVHCKCVREEHAVRSVPGQLEKMMTKLVSDFQRHSISDDDSGCASEEYAWVPPGLKPEQVYQYFSCLPEDRVPYVNSPGERYRIKQLLHQLPAHDSETQYCNSLDEEEKKELRLFSQQRKRENLGRGVVRLFPVTMTGAICQQCGRQICGGDIAVFASRAGHSSCWHPQCFQCATCSELLVDLIYFFQDGQIYCGRHHAERLKPRCQACDEIILADECTEAEGRYWHMKHFCCFECEAALGGQRYIMRESRPYCCSCYESLYAEYCDTCGEHIGIDQGQMTYEGQHWHAVESCFCCARCRLPLLGRPFLPRAGLIFCSRPCSLGEDPNNSDSCDSALQSKPPQHRRCETAGKQQQPQCGSPLQPPEGITAPITPAKDCIHTAVGNRGVHCTAPVQNGLPSPSGHPHPRGSYSPLPHIHLGNGLGPSWPSDLPHYSLLPGDSGVKPPAGGELNGNTGLTGLNSRGTSTAKDCRNWVERTNQVMQVFPPQKNSHLISPDSPPLSPNNPSILPPPLPLKSRDLMPQDSPPPQNLPQPEDRPSDSPPPLTRSGTARVSFREPISSSYSVDEDEDEDENEEGLREGEENQQEDEVEGGFGSRLHLQKGIPPQMDLLDGSSYHQRSLRRGWSRCRIPSDPILHPGAEGRSRRSRSDRPRLDTLDWRGEKDRDSRGSANTSSLTLQLGHYKHEDSCSTCSSSSDSEEEGFFLGQPIPLPPQLRKQQPEASKDREEEEEREVQRDRGLRGSIRRRRAHSLGAKDKDKNCAIS
- the prickle3 gene encoding uncharacterized protein prickle3 isoform X2: MFLRGSKKRRSNRSQEEEDPDRGQPCMRCGDQCPGFRVHGWRKICVHCKCVREEHAVRSVPGQLEKMMTKLVSDFQRHSISDDDSGCASEEYAWVPPGLKPEQVYQYFSCLPEDRVPYVNSPGERYRIKQLLHQLPAHDSETQYCNSLDEEEKKELRLFSQQRKRENLGRGVVRLFPVTMTGAICQQCGRQICGGDIAVFASRAGHSSCWHPQCFQCATCSELLVDLIYFFQDGQIYCGRHHAERLKPRCQACDEIILADECTEAEGRYWHMKHFCCFECEAALGGQRYIMRESRPYCCSCYESLYAEYCDTCGEHIGIDQGQMTYEGQHWHAVESCFCCARCRLPLLGRPFLPRAGLIFCSRPCSLGEDPNNSDSCDSALQSKPPQHRRCETAGKQQQPQCGSPLQPPEGITAPITPAKDCIHTAVGNRGVHCTAPVQNGLPSPSGHPHPRGSYSPLPHIHLGNGLGPSWPSDLPHYSLLPGDSGVKPPAGGELNGNTGLTGLNSRGTSTAKDCRNWVERTNQVMQVFPPQKNSHLISPDSPPLSPNNPSILPPPLPLKSRDLMPQDSPPPQNLPQPEDRPSDSPPPLTRSGTARVSFREPISSSYSVDEDEDEDENEEGLREGEENQQEDEVEGGFGSRLHLQKGIPPQMDLLDGSSYHQRSLRRGWSRCRIPSDPILHPGAEGRSRRSRSDRPRLDTLDWRGEKDRDSRGSANTSSLTLQLGHYKHEDSCSTCSSSSDSEEEGFFLGQPIPLPPQLRKQQPEASKDREEEEEREVQRDRGLRGSIRRRRAHSLGAKDKDKNCAIS
- the prickle3 gene encoding uncharacterized protein prickle3 isoform X3, with product MMTKLVSDFQRHSISDDDSGCASEEYAWVPPGLKPEQVYQYFSCLPEDRVPYVNSPGERYRIKQLLHQLPAHDSETQYCNSLDEEEKKELRLFSQQRKRENLGRGVVRLFPVTMTGAICQQCGRQICGGDIAVFASRAGHSSCWHPQCFQCATCSELLVDLIYFFQDGQIYCGRHHAERLKPRCQACDEIILADECTEAEGRYWHMKHFCCFECEAALGGQRYIMRESRPYCCSCYESLYAEYCDTCGEHIGIDQGQMTYEGQHWHAVESCFCCARCRLPLLGRPFLPRAGLIFCSRPCSLGEDPNNSDSCDSALQSKPPQHRRCETAGKQQQPQCGSPLQPPEGITAPITPAKDCIHTAVGNRGVHCTAPVQNGLPSPSGHPHPRGSYSPLPHIHLGNGLGPSWPSDLPHYSLLPGDSGVKPPAGGELNGNTGLTGLNSRGTSTAKDCRNWVERTNQVMQVFPPQKNSHLISPDSPPLSPNNPSILPPPLPLKSRDLMPQDSPPPQNLPQPEDRPSDSPPPLTRSGTARVSFREPISSSYSVDEDEDEDENEEGLREGEENQQEDEVEGGFGSRLHLQKGIPPQMDLLDGSSYHQRSLRRGWSRCRIPSDPILHPGAEGRSRRSRSDRPRLDTLDWRGEKDRDSRGSANTSSLTLQLGHYKHEDSCSTCSSSSDSEEEGFFLGQPIPLPPQLRKQQPEASKDREEEEEREVQRDRGLRGSIRRRRAHSLGAKDKDKNCAIS